The DNA window TGACGCCTCAACGGTAAATATCTGCGGTGCCCGACAGGGTGTTGTTCCCCCCGGCGGAGGTAATGCGAAACGCACCGGCGCCCGCTTTAACGGCTTTGGCCTGCAGTTTCGCCTCCAGATCCGCCAGCGACGTTGCGCCGCTGCTGTCGGAAACGGTGCCAATTTTTTGCAGCCCCTGAGGCTGGTTAATTTCCCGGGCAGCGAAAGCGGAAGACGCCATTGCGGCGGAGAAGGTCAGAACAGCAATCAGTAATGCTTTCATGGTTAAGATCCTCAAAAATAAGTGACTGGTGGCGTTCAGTGCATAACCGCAGCATGCGGCGGTACGATGAATTCGACGGTCTTGCGATCAACAGGTTTATGGGTTGGATCGGCGAGAATAAGGGTCACCTTGTGATGACCGGCAGGCAGGCCCACCAGAATAACCGGCTCGCCGCTGGCGTCGGCCCAGTGCCAGGGGTTGTCATCCACGATGACGTGGATATGGCCGATGCGCGGCGCCACTTTCAGCGCCTCGGGCCCGAACACCGGTTCAATACGCATGTTCTCGGCGCGGTATTGAATAAAGACCGCACCTTTACTCAGCGGGCCCGCCAGCGGCGGATCCACAATCAGTGTTGCCGGTGGCTGGGGCTGTTCGGGCGGTGCAACGGCGGCGGGGCCGTTAACATCCGCGGCGCTGAGTCCGCTAAGCGGTGCAGCCCAGGCGCAGCCTGATGTCAGCGCGAACAGCGTGAAGAGTAAATGTGGACGTATCATCGGGGTATCTCCTCATCGGGTCATCAATGGCGACAGCCTCATAAAACCATTTTTATGTATCGGGTCTGTTTGCTGTGGGCGGCTTTTTTGTATGGCTGCGTAAGCAGGGCGGCGTGGATACAGTGCGATACATTCCGCGCATGCGAAGGGCTGTATCTGCTGGCATGGTGTCTGCAGAGGCACCCGGGTGGGTGCTACAGCAAACAGGAGAATGACCATCATGAATCACGAAAAGGTAGCGTTGATTTTCGGCGGCGCGCGCGGTATCGGGGCGGCCATTGCGGCGCGACTGGCGCACGAGGGCTATCGGGTTGCCATCACCTGGGTATCACGCCCGGATCGGGCGCAGGCGCTGGTCTCAACGATTGAGCAACGGGGCGGTCAGGCGATAGCCATTGAAGCCGACAGCGCAGACCCCAGGGCTATCCAGGCCGCGGTGGATAAGACATTACGGCACTACGGCAGGCTGGATGTCGCGGTGGTAAATGCGGGCGTGCTGCGTCTCGGTACCCTTGAGGCCTATTCGCTGGACGATCTGGATACCACCCTGGCCGTCAACGTGCGTGGTGTCTTCCTTGCCATTCAGGCGGCGGTTAAGCCGATGGCGGAAGGGGGGCGTGTGATCACCATCGGCAGTAATACCGCGGTGCGTACCGGCCATGTGGGCAGTAGCGTGTA is part of the Klebsiella quasipneumoniae subsp. quasipneumoniae genome and encodes:
- a CDS encoding YdgH/BhsA/McbA-like domain containing protein, whose product is MKALLIAVLTFSAAMASSAFAAREINQPQGLQKIGTVSDSSGATSLADLEAKLQAKAVKAGAGAFRITSAGGNNTLSGTADIYR
- a CDS encoding DUF6130 family protein; this translates as MIRPHLLFTLFALTSGCAWAAPLSGLSAADVNGPAAVAPPEQPQPPATLIVDPPLAGPLSKGAVFIQYRAENMRIEPVFGPEALKVAPRIGHIHVIVDDNPWHWADASGEPVILVGLPAGHHKVTLILADPTHKPVDRKTVEFIVPPHAAVMH
- a CDS encoding SDR family oxidoreductase, whose amino-acid sequence is MNHEKVALIFGGARGIGAAIAARLAHEGYRVAITWVSRPDRAQALVSTIEQRGGQAIAIEADSADPRAIQAAVDKTLRHYGRLDVAVVNAGVLRLGTLEAYSLDDLDTTLAVNVRGVFLAIQAAVKPMAEGGRVITIGSNTAVRTGHVGSSVYAMSKAAVASMVQNLALDLAPRRITINNIQPGPIATDMTAGMAEQIVGRIPLQRMGEPDEIASLAAWLAGESSGYMTGTSLTIDGGFVL